From Deltaproteobacteria bacterium HGW-Deltaproteobacteria-4:
TCGAAGAGAATGCCGAAAAGACCAGCCGGCTCTCCGAGGAAGCCGCCGTCGATGCCCAGAAAGGGAAAGAGACGGTCGATGAAACGATTCAGGGGATCCTTGCTATCCGCGAATCGGTTGATCGGGCCAGCAGCGTTATTCAAGATCTTGGTAATCAGTCGAATGCCATCGGCAAGATTCTCACCGTCATCGACGAAGTCGCGGATCAGACCAGCCTCCTTTCCCTGAATGCCGCGATTATTGCTGCGCAGGCAGGCGAACACGGTAAAGGTTTTGCGGTCGTTGCCGATGAAATTCGGGAGCTTGCCGAGCGGACGGCAGTCTCAACCCGGGAGATCGGTGCCATTATCACCAATCTGCAAAATGGCACCAGAGATGCGGTCCGGGCTATGGCGGCCGGGAGCGAGCGGGTGCACCAGGAGGTTGAGCGCTCCAAGAGTGCCGGCCAGGCTCTCGACAAGATTCGCAGCAGTACGATGAAGGCGAGAGAGCAGGTCGGCGGCATCGTCCGCGCCACGCAAGAGCAATCCCGCGGTAGTCGGCAGATCACTAATTCGATCAACCAGGTGTCGTCGATGCTTGATCAGATCGCTTCGGCGATCAAGCAGCAGAGCGAAGGGACCCGCCAGCTCGCTCGTGCCTCGGAGTCGATGAAGGAGATTGCCGCCCAAGGAAAACTCTCCACTGGTGAACAGGCCAAGGGAAGCCGCCAAATTAATCTGAGTATGGAGCGGATTCGCTCCATGATCGAGCGCATCGATGAAGCGACCCGTGAGCAGACCGAGCGCACCCGTCAGGTCGTCGAAGCCGTGTCGAGTATTCGCGAAGTTTCGGAATCGACCACTCTGCGTACTGCCGAGCTTGATCAGGTGGTTGAGATCCTGTCGCGCCAGACCACGGCCCTGGAAGGTGAAGTCGGCGCCTTCAAAGTATGAGCAACGGGGAAGGGTCCCTGTTGATCCTCGGTTCCGGAACGAGTACCGGAGTGCCGATGATCGGCTGTCACTGCCCGGTCTGTCGTTCCGACGATCCGCGTAATCAGCGCAGCCGCTGTAGTGCCCTGATCCGTTGCGGTGGGGAGCATATTCTTGTCGACACCGCGACGGATCTCCGTTTTCAGGCTCTGCGCGAAGGGCTGCAACAGATTGATGCGGTCCTTTATACCCATACGCACGCTGACCACGTGCATGGTATCGATGATCTGCGCTCCTTCAATCGTCGCGATCAGCAGCCGATTCCTCTTTACGGATCGCCGGAGTGCGTGGCCACTCTGCAGCGGAGCTTTCCTTATATCTTTCTGCCGGAGGATAACAGCAGCTTTCGACCGCGCTTACGTCTTGAGACGATCACGGGGCCATTTTTGATTGGCACCGTCCCGATCATCCCCTTGGCCATCGGGCATGGAGAGGAACAGGTGCTTGGCTACCGCATCGGCAATCTTGCTTATTTGACGGACTGTAATCGCATCCCCGCCGTCACGCGCGCCGCTCTGGTCGGGATCAAGACGCTGGTCATCGATGCACTGCGGTTCTCGCCGCATCCGACGCACTTTAGCATTCCTGAGGTGATCGCTTTTGTTGAGGGCCTCGCTATCGACCGGACCATCCTCACCCACTTGAGTCATGATGTTGATGCTCGTCAGCACGGTGCTGCCTTGCCAGCGGGGATCGAGCTCGCATACGACGGGCAAGTCCTCCCCTTGGTATTCACCCCTTCCTGGTCTGCAGGAGAAATCAGCTGATGCTTCAGGAAATTCGCCTGCACGGCCAGATCAATGCTTCGGTGGAATATTTCTCTACGGGTGCATCCCGGGACATCTATCACAGCTACTTCTACGAAGTTCATGACGGTGGTCAACTTCGTTTTTTCTCCCCCGGCAATGAACTGCATATCGATTGCGACGGTGTCAGTTATAATGGCAATGGCGGGACATTTTGTGAATATATGTTCGGGGTCGATATGCCGTTGGCCGACCTCGCCAAGGAAGAAGTCCGCAACCGCCTTGTCCTGTACGGCACCACCTATCATGAAAACGATCGTACCCTGCGCTTCACCCGCCAGACCCAGGGACGGATGTCCTTCGAACGGCTCTTCTTTGACGGCAATGCCGTCTGCAACTATCTCTTCTTTATCTCTGGATCCTTTCCCGGTCCGGTTCATACGCAACAGGAAGAAATTCTGCGCCTCCTCGGCAAACTCCTCAAGCGGAGTGAATATGTCGGCGAAGCTGATGACAGCCTCCTCATTCAAGAGATCTTCAGCCTCCTCGGCCTGCGCAGCTCTCTTTATCTGATCCGACTCATCAACACGAAGCACAAAGAATATCACGATGCCTTCAAGCGTCTTTATCACACCTATCGCGCCATTCCTGATCATGAATTTGGCGCGCTACAGGAGCTTGCTGAACAACTAGAAATCGATAGTTATCAGCAGGAGCGGATCCGTGTCGACATCATGTACAAGCATCCCGAGAACCGCCGGATCGTCGACGAGTACAAAAACATTCTGATCAATTGCGATCGCAAAGGGAGCATCAATAAACTCGAAAATGCCCGCCTCACCCGTCTGAAGACCCTCTCGGTGCGTAACAAGATCCCCTCGGCGCTTTTCTATACGCTCGATGAAATGCTGAAAAATGATAAACAGGTCGATCTTGAAGAGGATTACATCTCTGAGACTCGGCAGATCCTCGATGGCATCTTTCTGCACGAACGGCAGATCGACGCGAGTATCGATGAACAGGATATGGTCCGCCTTCTGCACGCCAAGCGCCGTGCCAGTGAAAACCGCGATCACACTTTTGAGCAGATTCTCCTCGATACCGGAAAAACCTGTGACGAGATGATCCGGGACGGCGCCGACTTCTCCTTGATGGAGAGTCTCTCTTATATCATTACCTTCTTCGATCGTTACGATACCACTTCCGCCCA
This genomic window contains:
- a CDS encoding MBL fold metallo-hydrolase; its protein translation is MSNGEGSLLILGSGTSTGVPMIGCHCPVCRSDDPRNQRSRCSALIRCGGEHILVDTATDLRFQALREGLQQIDAVLYTHTHADHVHGIDDLRSFNRRDQQPIPLYGSPECVATLQRSFPYIFLPEDNSSFRPRLRLETITGPFLIGTVPIIPLAIGHGEEQVLGYRIGNLAYLTDCNRIPAVTRAALVGIKTLVIDALRFSPHPTHFSIPEVIAFVEGLAIDRTILTHLSHDVDARQHGAALPAGIELAYDGQVLPLVFTPSWSAGEIS
- a CDS encoding TIGR04442 family protein, encoding MLQEIRLHGQINASVEYFSTGASRDIYHSYFYEVHDGGQLRFFSPGNELHIDCDGVSYNGNGGTFCEYMFGVDMPLADLAKEEVRNRLVLYGTTYHENDRTLRFTRQTQGRMSFERLFFDGNAVCNYLFFISGSFPGPVHTQQEEILRLLGKLLKRSEYVGEADDSLLIQEIFSLLGLRSSLYLIRLINTKHKEYHDAFKRLYHTYRAIPDHEFGALQELAEQLEIDSYQQERIRVDIMYKHPENRRIVDEYKNILINCDRKGSINKLENARLTRLKTLSVRNKIPSALFYTLDEMLKNDKQVDLEEDYISETRQILDGIFLHERQIDASIDEQDMVRLLHAKRRASENRDHTFEQILLDTGKTCDEMIRDGADFSLMESLSYIITFFDRYDTTSAHISQLAFMPNSRFNEDMIRSLLGSLRAFEELSTGLFTSLFFGDILSNKYISNYGRKKILILRDGLATIIADRQTVQQLLQAMRDLDAQENLYTLLLSHIKERIRKFYSLYNTRAEQEALLSEVSEELHNKGLLNAPIPVQLFRDVVVNIKTEAIYLHNLLPQIVANRDTLLREDFLENSGLDRFYVEELEREYFELNELAIDDLYQIRKGLNA